The nucleotide window ATTGTTGATCTTTCACCACTAAAACTCTTGTCATTCCACTGCGAGCCGAGCTTGGGCGTGTTGGTTGTGGAATGACAATTGGCCATATGACCATGCAATTGTACTCTGTGATGATGGTGATTCTGAGAGCTGTTTTCATTCAACTCATAGAGGGAATTGCCTGTGTCATTGATTGATGACTCTAGCAAATTTATGCATTCATTTTCTTTATGTTCATGATTGTGATTATGGTGATTCATGTGATTGGCAAACGGGAACTCATAAAGCGAAGAGATATTGCATAAATCAtttaaaattttcagatCAATCTGGGAGTTCGCTACATGGCCTGAGGAGTTTTTCATCGGCGTATCGCAGGTTGTCTCTGGCTGTGCACAGTTGTGCTGCTCTTTACGGGGCAACGACGGTAGTGATTCTTCTGCACTAGTCGTGGATGCAGTAGATAAAGGCGTGTCAAAAGCATGCTTGCCTGAGACAGTTGAGTGAttgtgatgatgagagtGATGAACGTGTGTTGCATTATCTTGGTCGTCGTGACCGTTTGACGAACTGCTCAGGTGTTTCGGCTCATGGCCAAGATCTAGGCATTCTTTGCagaacttctcaaagatatcttcatccttattttcatcctcttcgCTCTCCGAATCGTATGCTTTGGGCGCTTGTTGGCATGGCATCTCACAGTCAATGGGGAGAAgttgattgaaattgaagtttgaACCGTTGTCATCGTTTATCATGGGCGATGGAAAGAATTGACTATTATCTGCTCTATATCGAGGCGTTTCCTCATTCTTGACCGTCGGTAGCGCTTCTGGCGCTACCTTGTCCTTTTCCTCCCCTTTACTCGATGAATGCTGCATATCGCAACAGATCTCGAGAACTTTTGGAGGGCACTCGCAATTTTCATCAGTTGCATTATTCGACAGTTTCCTCTTCCTGCGCGGCAGCAGTAAAAAATCGTCATTATAACGAGAAGTTTGAGGAGTGCTTCGAAGATCGTCGACCTTATTCATTCCGAATCCCGGTTCCTTTCCTGCCTCGCTGCTGAGCATCTTATTCTGGTGAAAATTAATGATTTGGAAATATCTGCAGTCAGCGCTCTTATCCATACTCTTTGATAATGACATCTGATTTGCGGTAAATGTCTGGTTTGGACTTGGTGCCAATTCAGGCCCAGTGTCATAGCCCTCCGCGATACCACTCGCTGAGGTATGATGAACATGACCATGAATATAGGTCATGTTATCGTAATTGTGGATATGGCCATGAACTATACCTTCGGAACCGCGCTTTTCCATGGTCTCGGGCCCATTAATCATCATTTTGTCAGCCGAGGGCCTCCTGtactttgaagatcttcagCTGGAGTTTTTAATTCAGTTCGTCGCTAGTCGAACAATCGAATAGGACCTCCCTCAACCTCAACATATGAAATTCCGCTGAGCGCTAGAGGCCGTCTGCTTTTTTTTCGCTCCAACTACCCTCAGGGTTATCACAGAACTTACCTAGGAACTCGCCCGCACCATAACAATGGGGATGAGACGGCGTCTGCACGTGTGAATCGTCTAACGCCACACATACACATGTGCCAATTCGCTTAATTCGGGTTAGCGGTTTATCCACTTGCTTGTCACATGATAATCACGTGCCCGCTGATAGTCCACGAATTTCGAATAATAGTCCCCTGAGACCTAGCAAAACGCTCAACCACCTACCCTTGTTCTCTATCACACTATACCTCACTCAGATCTGACTCGGGCATTCAAGAATTGTTCGGTGGCGTTAGCCGCCCATGTCTCAGAATCGCTTAACAAGCGACAATCTTACCTCACGTACCTCATTGCGCAACATCAGTTAACTATTCATCTCCCGGCAGTCTCTAGCCTCATCAGATTCCACTCTCGCTGCTATTTAGAGTGGTGTTTAGAAGAGAGTGATCGTGTTTTTTGACTGCTTTTCCTAGTTTTAAATACTTTATCTCAACCCTAAAAAGTCTGTTTTAGGGCTCATGGTACGCGATATATTACTGATAGATAGTTAAGGATAACTTTAATTGATAAAGCAGCATTTTGTTGAATTAGCTGCTATTTGAAATACCAGGCATAAGCTCTGATAGATTAGTATAATTACGATATGACAGCTGGTATTAATAGCGTATGTGTTTACTGCGGTTCAAGTTTTGGCAACGATTCTAATTACTCGGATCAGGCTAAAAAGCTGGGAAAGTTGTTTCATAAGCTAGGTTGGAGACTTGTGTATGGTGGGGGTAGTACTGGACTGATGGGAACAATTGCTAGTTCCGCTATGGGACCCGATTGCGATGGGAAAGTGCTTGGAATTATACCTAATGCATTGGTGTCTAAGGAGAGAGACTcaggtgatgatgatgatgtcAACGCTAAGTTGAAGGAGTCTGTGGATAATCATAGAGGAGCTACTCCGATCTCTTCCAAGTATGGTGAGACTTGTGTTGTTCCTGATATGCATACAAGGAAGCGTAAGATGGCTGAAGAAAGCGATGCGTACGTGGCGATGCCTGGAGGTTATGGtactttggaagagattatGGAATGTATCACTTGGTCTCAGTTAGGTATCCATGGTAAGCCAATTGTGCTGTTCAACATCGATGGGTTTTACGACAGTCTGttaaacttcatcaagcaTGCCATTGATGAAGGCTTCATAAGTAAGAAAAACGGATTGATTATCCAAGTGGCTACTACtcctgaagaagttgttgaaaagattgcTCACTATGTGGTTCCCGACGGGAGATTTAACTTGGCTTGGGATGACGAGGGAAAGCAACAAAAGTGATTCTGCGTTAGGCGCCAACTGGCTAAATAAAAGTAGCATATGCGAACGAATTCTAATCAGCTATTCGACTTAGTTTTCGGTTAGTTTACTCTATATAGGCTTTTTCATTATATGCGcagagtgaaaaattgcatgAGTTAAATCTCATCATTGACTTTAAGACAGCGAAGATCGTCAATTAAAGAAGCTTCAAAGTGGTTTTTGATGTCTGATTCGGGGTCTCAGGCTAAGAAGCCCAAGCCAGGGTTCACCAATCCTGCTTTCAAGGCGATGGGTATACCGCCTTTGAAGTTGCCATCGCGGAATTGGATGATCTTTTGGTCAGTGCTCACTGTGTCAGTCTCTGGTATAGTATACGATAAACACAGGCAAAAGCAGATTAGAAACCATTACAAGGATATCGTAGAACCTTTGGCGTCTGGGAATTTGGAAGTTAACACgaaaccaagaaagattacTGTCTTTATCGCACCTCCACCTAGCGATTACTTGGATACATCTCTAAAAGTATGGAAGCGATACGTCAAGCCTATATTATACTATGCTGGCTTAGACTACGAAgtgattgaagaagagaagcaGGGTGTAATAAGAACAGAAGTTGCCAATAGGATAAGAGAAGTGAGAAAACAGTTACGAGAGCTCGCTTCGGGGAAGCAAGATGGGGAAAATGCACAACGTCTTGCATCGCAGGACCAGGATGAGTTTGATCCAGAGTTAGCAAAGAAATACAAAAGCGAGTTTGATTTTAGAGACGCAATTGGCATTTTTTACAAGACTTCTAAACCACAAATAATCTATGAGGACTCTCAGAACCCTGATCCATCGCTAGCTGGAGGCATCATTTGCCTAGGGAGAGGTGCATATAAAGAGTATATTACCGGGTTGCATGAGGGTTTGTTAGGACCATTGGATCCACCGGCGTCTGTTGAACcaaaggttgaagaaacacaggttgaagaaccaaaagTCGAAAATATGCAAGGCACAGATCTAAAGGTCGAGAATGCGCAAGGTGAAGATCTAAAGGAGAATGTGCAAGATGAGAAGGAGGGCGAAAAAGACGATAAGGAGGAAGAGACTAAGGACGAAAAGGTACTGAAGCCATTCATAACGTCCGACAATTACTCGGAGGCTGATATCCCCCAGGAACTTCAATTCCAGCGTGGCTTGTTTATCAAGGACCCTTCGACTGGCATCCCAATACTGCCTCATCAAGCGATTCTTATGATACCGATTCCGAATTTGATTGGTTTTCTCAATATTCCTGAGAGAATATACAGATTTTACCAAAAAAGATTCTATGCCGAAGCAGTGTGTTCAGCAGTAACAGATGTGGTTGAACAAAAGAACATCAGGCCCTACCATTCTCCCCAAGATTTAGCTCTTGGCGccgaggaagaagattggCCCAAAAGCTGGGTTAAAGAAGgcttgaagaggaaaagcGAGTGGACAGCggaattgaaagatgatccaAGAGTAACTGAATTATTAACGGTCTACAATAAGGGCAAAGAAGAGCCTGAAAAGTAGTAATCGACCTTGTAGATAAATACGACCTTTAAATTTTTAcgttttgttcttgtaaactTAATCTTATTCCACTCGAacagaaaaaaattgaattcTCCTCACCTAAAGGATAAAAAGACCAAATACAACGATCAACTACATTTGCGACACTAGTATTTGAAAGCATTGATAACAGCGTACTGAAGATCTGAAAAGTCCTAGTTTATGGCTATTTCTATGCGATTAAGCCATCGAAAGTCGCTAGAAACGACTTACGGAACAGCATAAGGCATCAAGGTTCTTTAAAGGGCCCTTCTTGGCCACAGCTTTCATTTTAAGCTTATCCAATTACTCCTCTGGAGGTTCTCATACCACAAACGATGTCAACTAATAGTGATGAAAGCCCCTCTGCTATAAAGAACATGCTGGATGAGCTAAATGGCATGCTAGAGTGTGAAGAATTACCATCGCAGATTAATGAACAACTGGAGAGATgcattttgaatttgaccTCCATTAATAAACTTCCTGTGGATCCCAAGAGGTTTTTAGCCAATATCAAAAGAATACTCGTTGATCCCAAAGCTAATGCAAGATTAGACTATGATCTGATGTTGGAAATGTTGAGCAAAATCGTTGCGACAAGCTCTTTCGAAGACGTTCTAACGGTTTtttctgttgaagatctcgtcttgtctttgaaatccGGGAACCCCTCTTTGATTAAAGCAGCTAATCAGGTCATCGCGAGATCTTATCCAAAAGGTCTCTTTGCCAACTCAGAGATCCTTGACATTCTACTGGATCTCTATTTTGATTCAAGCTATGATATCTCTGTCATAAATAGCATTGAGCATTCGATATCGAATTTGAGCTCGGATGAACTAGTGAGAAGACGaattttgatcaacaatCTTCCACCACTAATGGTTGTAAGGAAAAAATTTGAGTCAACTTCAATGGCAAGACTGCTGGAAATTTTAAACCTTTTATGCAGAAATATGGAGCATAGTGAATTTATTGAGAAGTTGTTTGTTGTACGGGGAGATGAACTTATAAAATCGTTAGACATAGATGTGGTATTGTTTATTCACATTGTGGTGTATTACACCAATTTACTGAATGAAGTGGACGTAATTGAAGTAGGAGGCCATACACATGAATGGCTTCTCAGATACATACAGCCTATTGTGCCGGCACTTGGCGATATTTATGCCCAGAACGACAAGTATCCTGATGTAAAGTACTTTGCAAGGTCATACcttttcaagttctttcaGAAGTTGTCATATCTCGATGATGAATCCTTATTTCGATTTTTGGATGAGAATTATATCCATATCTCTCCTGAAACGAGATACTTGACTGATTTTCTGTCTTTTGTGAACCCATCGTACCTTTCCAGGTATTACTCGACCCTCTTGACTCGATTTGGGACTGTCACACCCTCTAAACTGGGAGTCATTAGGAACCTGGTAGCTCATCAACAGTCTTTCGCACTGATAAAAAGTCACATTACAGCCGACGCGATTCTAGCCATGCCTTATATGGAACAGATGGTTTTATTGCAACGTGTATCTCAATATCCGCACAGTGCTGAGTATCTGCTGAATGACTTACCAAAAGTGATGTCAAATTTGATCTCTAATGGGAACGGAGAGGTCATTGAATCGGAGACAGTAGCATTGAGAAGAGAGaccattgaaaatttgttAAAGTACGACCAATCTGTATGGCACATCCCATTGATGGATGAAATGATTAAAATTACTGGCGGAAGGCCAAGAAGTCAGGTTCAAACTAGCTTAGCTTCATCTTACATTTAAAAATTTGGTCTTTGGTATTACCATAGATTAGCAACTACTGTCTATAAATGCGAACTGAGTGATTATATATACAGAGAACAGAAGAGATACGAATTCTCGTGAAAGGGCGGCAAAAGAGATCGAATCATAGATACAAAGAACCTGCTGAGACAATGTCTCTATGTATCAGGTTCAACACTGcttccatcttttctttgagtGCACTATTACCTATCGTGTTGGCAACGTCGACCAACTCTTTGACAAGCTCTTCCAGTCTTTTGAACATTCTAATCAGCGAACCCTCATATACGTCTGTCATCTTACAGATTTGGGTGAAACTTGCGCCTTTACACCATTCATAGACGACTTCCATTAGCTCGTGTCTAAAGCTCTCAACATAGTCTTTCTCCACAACCTCGATCTTGGAATCCTTCATAATCTTGGCAATTTTGGCTGCCGCTTCCCTCATAGCCTTCAGAGGTTCAGCTAGTTCGGGCTTGAGACGTGGAGCTTCCTTACAACGTTCTTGGAACGCGAAACATGAAAGCAAAGCAGCCGCTTGCTGGGGCGTCAAATCGTTAAAGTtaccattgaaaatcaACTCTGTCAACAGGAGCTCGTCACCACTAGAAATTTCACATGCTACTCTACCTTTCAACTCTATGATATCACTTTGAGTGCAAAATCCAAGACGACGCAAGACTCTCTTACGGCGACGCAAGTCATCTAGTTGAATCACAGCCTGTGATTCACTGATTTTgtgtttcaattgctttgTCTCATCGATCAGAGCACGCTTCCTACTGAAGTTCTCATACAGTTCTTTCAACCTGACAGACTCTGCCAAAGGATTGGAGAACAATTTCTTTTCTAATACTTCAACCTTTTTTAATAGCTTTGtgaaatcatcatcttctaTCTTCATGTTCCTAACTGGATCTATCAGAGGAATGCCATCTGGGAACCTTCGGGCAACCTCTTGGAGGGACTTTCCTACTACCTCCTTTTGTCCACTAGCCTTGATGTCTTTTGGCATGAAAAGTCTCAAATTTCCGACTCTACGAATCGATTCCAGAGTGATTGGGATGATTGCACATACAGTTTTCTCCCCTTCTAAGGCAGGGCGAATACCTTCAGGAAATCTAGGATTGAACGGTTTAATGAGGTTTAGTGGTGAGTCAGCATACATCGTGTTTACCACTACATTGACAATGTACGACTCATGATCGGTGTATTCTGCGGATGGATCGCGCTTGCTCATTCTCTTGGCAAAATCCACAACAACTGCCCACCCATAGGTATCTTTGTTGTCGACCATAACTTCTACCATCCTTCCTGGCTGGAGGAAGCTTAATATATTAGCAGGATGAGTAATAACATGACGAACGTCTTCGTTGTATCCATCCAATGTTTGTCTGATCTCATAAAACTCTTTAACATTGTCTTCgtcttcaatttcaatcttGTCAGCTTCTGTTTGTAGCTCgatcagtttcttctccatgGCTGGGACCGACACTATATTTTGGAATTGGAAGAACGAATTCTCCAACATAAACTCAGGCGATATACCTTCAACTCTCATCAAGTTAAGAATCATGTTGTATCCCAAATGGAAGGCCGAGTCCAATCTGTCAGCTTGTCCCTTAACCATTCCCTTTGCAACCTGAGGCTCCATCTTCTCGTCGATCATCATGATGACAATACCACGATCGTCCAGACCACGACGACCAGCCCGGCCTGACATCTGGATATATTCACCCCCAGAAACCCAACGGAATTGCTGCCCATCCCATTTTCTCACGGAAGTAAACACAACAGTCTTTGCAGGCATGTTTAGACCAATGGAGAAAGTTTCGGTTGCGAATagaactttcaagaaacctTCTTGAAACAGAATTTCGATCacttccttcaaaataGGTAAAAGACCTGAATGATGGATACCAATACCTCTTCTTAGTAGAGGCAAAATGTGCTTAATTTGAGGTAGTTCCCTGTCGACTTCAGGCAACAATGCAATAGcgttgttgaaaatttttgtCAAGGcatctttctcatcatcagaattgaaatctagctttgacatcttcaaagccAGCTCCTCACAATCACGCTTACTGAAGGAAAAGACAATGACTGGGTTATACTTTCTTTTCCATATCATCTTGACAATTTTGTAAATGTCACCTTTCGCATCTCCTTTAGCTGCACCACCCTTGAAAGACTGTCCTTTCTTACCTCTAGAGTCCACAGAGTTGGGATCGTCTCCGGATTGGTTACTGATAGACGCCATGGCtttctgaaaattttcttctctgaAAGTGCTCTTTTCGTCAACCACCAGGTATATTCCTTCACCATGAGCAGGAAATAGATAGTGCTGGAGAGGGGTAGGACGAAAATCTGTGTAAACGATATGGCAAGGTTGAACGTGAATCTTACAAATCCATTCCGCGAATTCCATAGCATTTGGAATGGTAGCCGACAAAAAGACGTAATGAACCTTATCCGGCAGTAGGATGATTGTTTCTTCCCAGACTACACCACGCTCTTTGTCTCTCATATAATGCACTTCATCGAAAACGACCCATGCAACTTCTCTCATAACCTCACTACCTCTGTATAACATGCTTCGTAGAATTTCTGTAGTCATAACTAGACACCCGGCATCCGGATTAATAGTAATGTCACCAGTCATCAAACCCACATCGCCAAATTCTGCGAGTAGCTCTCTATATTTCTGGTTTGAAAGGGCCTTGATGGGCGATGTATAGATCACTCTTTGCTTCTCTCTTAAAGATTGAGCGATGGCATATTCGGCAACCACTGTTTTACCAGCAGAAGTGTGAGCAGAGACTAAAACCGATTCCCCTCTATcaatacaagaaattgcagTGTCTTGGAAAGGATCCAGTGTGAAAGGGTACGTACGAGCCTCGTTCTGTCTCTTATGTTCACCGATAGGTTTGTAATCAAAATTAGGCGGAAGCGCAACTTGGTGGCGCACTTGATGCGAAAGCTTAACTTTTCCGTCTTCATCCGCTTGAGTGGTTGCTGCATTCATGAGACCTGCCGAAGCATTGACTTCTCTTGAGGCTTCTTGCTCGAAAGCATCAGTGACCACAGGCACTAAAGtagattttttcttcttctcgtcaATAAGTTTCCTCtcttgtttctttctcttatTGTCAGTTTCCTCTGCCGTTTTATTATCTGAACTAgactcttcatcatttaaTTGACGTTTCTTGTCGCTTCCATCTTGAACAGGAGTATCATCTACCTTTTCtacttcttccaaaggagTTTCTGGAGCATTCGAAGTGTCCTCATTGAAGACATCAAATAAATCCTCTCCATCCATCTCTAAAATGGGCTCCAAGAGTTAAATATCCTCGGCTATTCGAGTTATTCACTCCTGTTAACCATTATTagttcaatttttcaagctcatcgcatgaatattgaaaaataagCCATACAAAATTTTATCTAATCGTCATCGAGAACGAATGTCATATAATGCTtaattgaagaaactatGAATGCTCATAAATTGATCCTAGGAAGCTTATCTGGTCCGTCGTCATGAGCTCCGATTATTTATCGAGGGCGTGGGTATctttttgagaaagttgCTGGTCTTTAAGCCTTCAATTGCCCGTGTGAGTCAACTTTCTTGAGATTCAAAATGGAGTTCCATCTTTCACGATCGTATTCACTCATGACGACTTCAGGGTATCTTGTAGTTGATTCTTGGCTTGGATTGGTTGATGCAGAGGAGCTGGAGTTGCGGTTATTCGAACTTTGCTCGTTAAAGGTCGAGTTTACCACGAGATCGGGTTCGTGATTTATTGTGGAGTTACCATTTTGTAGGTAGAAAGGTCCACTGGCTGCTCTATATGCAAGTTCAGGGATAAGACTGTTTCTGCGATCTTTGTAGGAACCATTCATTGACGTTCCGGAAGTAGACTTGGTTGGAGAGTGGGTGCTTTGTAAGTTGTGTACGTAGCTGAAGTCAATACTTCTGCCTCTCATATGGTCGTGTTTGGAAGTCCCAAGAAATTCACCGGTTGCATCTGATGTGAAGGAATGATTTGTCATAGTAtctgaaatatttgaaagagatagTTTCTTACCGATTCTTTTCAGTCGTTGAGACCTTGTTGGCGATGATGACTTTGTTGCATTTATTATCGCATTTGAGGGCGAGGTGATGTAGTAACTATTCTGGAGGTGCGCAGCATCGTTGCTCATGTTTAAGTAGCTGTTGCGCACCGTATGCGAACGCTGTTGGCTCGCGGCACTCAAAACTGAgatcattgattttgttgGGGAATGTCTCGTACTGGTTCTCATCAATTCTTTGGAAACTCTATCTGCAagcattgatgaagaaaaatcctGCTTCAAACCATTCTGCATAATTTGctcttcgtcctcttcATGTATGCTAACATCTCTGAAATACTCCTCTAGCGCACTTATGGTATCCAGATCTTTTTCTACCagcttgttcttgatcGTTATCTCGTTTGGTTGAATTTTTGATGGGAAGCTGAAGCCTGCGGAAGTCTGTAAGTCAATAGACCCTGTGCTTGAATTGGACCTACCCAAATCGAAAGCAGGCAGGAGAACTTGTTCGTGAAGTTTTTCAGGTCGTTGGACCCCCGTGTCTTTGTTCTCCTGCCACATTTCCATTGTAGCCATCTGAGGAAATACCGTGCCCATGTCATAGTCTGTGGAAAGATCGCTTCCATTGTCATGGCTTGTCATTGGAATTCTAGGAACTTTCCCCAGCCCACTACCTTCTAGAGTATCTGTATTAGACTCAACTCCGGCGGTGCTACCGTGTTGGCAAATTACTGGAGACATCCTGGTACCACTGGGTTCCTTTGGTGTAGTTTGCTGAGCAGGAGGTGGCGTTTCCATGATTCTCAGACATGGCGGTAAAAGAGCACTATTTATTCGTTCAATAGCATTCCTTTCCAGATCCAATGCCTGGCCAGATGACGTTCTCTCACCTTCTGCAATTTGGCCGTGTGAGGACTCCATAATTTGGGAAGCTGTTCTGTCTGGTCTTATTTGATTTTCTTGCGAGACTTGATTATCCGATGAAGATAGCATAAAATTTAGCACACTTCGTGAAAGATCGGGGATGGTAGATAATCTCGTCACGTAACGACCATTGATATTCTTATTCTCACTATCGGATCCATCTCTTGCCCTGTTGTTGTGTAGGGATTTTACTCTCCCCCGGCACAACTTCGATATTATAGAGCCCTTCGTTTTCGGACTATCAGACGCCGACCGCAGCTTTAGGCTAATACTACTAGCCTTCCGGGATATAGTGCTTGCAGGAGATGCTTCTCGCGAAGACAAATACTCAAGCTTATGCTTTACCACTGACGGAAATGAATGTTCATCTGAAGAATGTGTTCCAGATGTATCAGTGAGGTTCCAAGTTTTTGGGCCACTCtggctttgaaaagtgtGTAAAAATTCCATGCCTGGAGTCAGTGTTTGTGACGAATTTTTAAGCGGAATGTACTTCTCCGGATCATTCATCGTCTTGCTCTTCTGTTCCCGGCtctcatcaattgaatctttTCTGACCGAGATCCAAGAACCAATCACCAACCCATTCAAAAAGAGAGTCGAAAGAATTAACGAATCCAATGCAACTA belongs to Torulaspora delbrueckii CBS 1146 chromosome 4, complete genome and includes:
- the IRC8 gene encoding Irc8p (similar to Saccharomyces cerevisiae YJL051W; ancestral locus Anc_1.331), translated to MVLEADAPMHRIGLYSMSQLPLAILGSLASLASGSVSTALVALFHREEPELIVIACSTILSGLIFLALCLLPMGRSGNSSASLLGKFGIICIQLVILGASVYYLNFGRKHGSLSNTQLHSNLLVALDSLILSTLFLNGLVIGSWISVRKDSIDESREQKSKTMNDPEKYIPLKNSSQTLTPGMEFLHTFQSQSGPKTWNLTDTSGTHSSDEHSFPSVVKHKLEYLSSREASPASTISRKASSISLKLRSASDSPKTKGSIISKLCRGRVKSLHNNRARDGSDSENKNINGRYVTRLSTIPDLSRSVLNFMLSSSDNQVSQENQIRPDRTASQIMESSHGQIAEGERTSSGQALDLERNAIERINSALLPPCLRIMETPPPAQQTTPKEPSGTRMSPVICQHGSTAGVESNTDTLEGSGLGKVPRIPMTSHDNGSDLSTDYDMGTVFPQMATMEMWQENKDTGVQRPEKLHEQVLLPAFDLGRSNSSTGSIDLQTSAGFSFPSKIQPNEITIKNKLVEKDLDTISALEEYFRDVSIHEEDEEQIMQNGLKQDFSSSMLADRVSKELMRTSTRHSPTKSMISVLSAASQQRSHTVRNSYLNMSNDAAHLQNSYYITSPSNAIINATKSSSPTRSQRLKRIGKKLSLSNISDTMTNHSFTSDATGEFLGTSKHDHMRGRSIDFSYVHNLQSTHSPTKSTSGTSMNGSYKDRRNSLIPELAYRAASGPFYLQNGNSTINHEPDLVVNSTFNEQSSNNRNSSSSASTNPSQESTTRYPEVVMSEYDRERWNSILNLKKVDSHGQLKA